The bacterium DNA segment GGGCACCGCGCTGGAGGTGATGGTGGAGGGTGAGGTTTCTTCAAGGAATTCAACGTCATCGGCATGCGAGAGCTGCCCGGTTGCGCCGGAGGATGTTTCCGAATCCCGGAAAAAATATTCGGGTCGCAGCCGGGGGAATCACAGGGTACAATTCATGGCAGCGGGTTTTTCTCCCCGTCCCGGCGATTGTGTCGAGGTGGGAATCCTCCGCGGGGGGGTACATGCTTTGGATGGAGTGTCGCCCGCAGGTGCGCTCGTGATGGAGGAAAGCGAATCGTGATTGAAATGAAGGTGAAAGGCCTGACCCTCGATCCGTTGACCAACGTGCCGATCGTGATTCTCCACGAACTCGAAGGGGAGCGTACGCTGCCCATTTGGGTCGGAATTTTCGAGGCGCATGCGATTGCGCGCGAGATTGAAAATTTCCAGACGCCGCGCCCCATGACCCATGACCTCATCAAAAACGTCATTGCCGGCCTCAACGGAGAAGTCAGCCGGATCGTGGTGAGCGATCTTCGGGACAATACTTTTTTCGCCGAGATCTGCCTCCGCTGCAATGGTACGGAAGTGACCATCGACTCTCGCCCTTCCGACGCCATCGCGCTCGCCCTCCGGACGGACGCGACGATCTTTGTCGAAGAAAAAGTGCTGGAGGAGGCCAAGAGCATCGAATTTGCCGAACCCGAACCCAAGGATGCGGAAGGGGGCTTTGAAGGACAGGCCGAACGCCCGTCGGCAGGGGAAGATCCCGAGGATGTGAAAAAGTGGCTCGAGGATCTGAAGCCGGATGACTTCCTGAAATTCGACAACTAGCGTCCCGGGCGCCTCTCTCATGCCCCTCTGTGATCCATCCCCGT contains these protein-coding regions:
- a CDS encoding bifunctional nuclease family protein; this translates as MVIEMKVKGLTLDPLTNVPIVILHELEGERTLPIWVGIFEAHAIAREIENFQTPRPMTHDLIKNVIAGLNGEVSRIVVSDLRDNTFFAEICLRCNGTEVTIDSRPSDAIALALRTDATIFVEEKVLEEAKSIEFAEPEPKDAEGGFEGQAERPSAGEDPEDVKKWLEDLKPDDFLKFDN